The genomic interval CCCATCGGCACCGTGATCGCAAGGATTAAAACAAGTGCCGCTGAAGGTGCTGCCACCCCAGCTCCCATTGTCAATAGCCAAACACCCAGCCCTGTACCGGCTGCAACACCTGCACCAACTGTTACCCAGACCGTTCAGGTGGAATCAGCACCTGCGCTGACCAGCAGCAATGGACAGCGGTTTTACTCCCCCTTGGTCCTGAACATAGCCGCCAGCGAAGGTGTGAGCATGGCCGAGTTGGAACGGATGCCAGGAACGGGAAATGAAGGAAGAGTAACAAAGAAGGATATCCTGCAATATGTAAGTGACAAACGGGCAGGGAAAGTTATATCTGCTCCGGCTAAACAGGCTGCCTCAACCGAACTGACCGTCCCCATTTCCCGTATTGATTCCAGCTCCAGTGCCGTAGTGAATACAACTTATAGCGGCAATGTAGAGATCATTGAAATGGACCGGATGCGTAAGCTGATCGCCGATCACATGGTGAAAAGCAAACAAACCAGCCCCCATGTTACCAGCTTTACCGAAGCAGATGTTACGAATATCGTGATGTGGCGTAACCGGGTTAAAAAAGAATTTGAAAAAAGAGAAAACACCAAGATCACTTTTACCCCGTTATTCATCGAAGCGATCGTAAAATGTATCAAAAAATTTCCGCTGATCAACTCGTCAGTGGATGGTGACCGAATCATCATTAAGAAGGATATCAATATCGGCATGGCCACTGCCCTGCAAAACGGCAACCTTATTGTTCCGGTGATCAAAGGTGCCGATCAACTCAATCTCGTTGGTCTGACCAAAAAAGTGAACCAGTTGGCAGACAATGCCCGCAATGGTAAACTCAGTCCGGATGATACCATGGGTGGAACTTTTACACTTACCAATGTGGGAACCTTTGGCAGCCTGATGGGTACACCGATCATCAATCAACCACAGGTGGCTGTCCTGGCAGTAGGTGCAATTAAGAAAAGACCCGTAGTAGTAGAAACACCTCAGGGTGACAGCATCGCTATCCGCCACATGATGTATCTCAGCATGAGTTACGACCACCGCATTGTAGACGGAAGCCTGGGTGCTACATTCCTGACAGCCGTAGCCAAGGAATTGGAGAGCTTTAATGAGGAAAGGGAGTTTTAGCGGTAGATGTTGGATGTCGGATGTTGGATGTTGGATGTTTGATGTTATTTGATAAGAGTATAAACACTCCGGATCCAACATCCAACATCTAACATCCAACATCCAACAACACCTACTCGCTCTTCGCCCCGAATTTACGCCCAACAAAAATTTTCTTTTTCCCTTTCACTTTTACCTCATACAAATTATCATACTCTTTATCTCCAAGGTCTCCAGCGACCTTCGTTGCTCCACAAAGCATATTCACAATATCATCCACGGTATTGGAATGTCCCACTACCAGCAGGTTCTTCTTATGTGATAGAAGTTTGGAGATAAAAATGGAATCTGGTCTCGGTCCATACAGTTCGATAGCTACACCAAAATGATCG from Chitinophagales bacterium carries:
- a CDS encoding 2-oxo acid dehydrogenase subunit E2, with amino-acid sequence MSLVDLVMPKLGESIMEATILKWHKQPGDKIAMDETVLEIATDKVDSEVPSTAEGVIEEILFNVNDVVPIGTVIARIKTSAAEGAATPAPIVNSQTPSPVPAATPAPTVTQTVQVESAPALTSSNGQRFYSPLVLNIAASEGVSMAELERMPGTGNEGRVTKKDILQYVSDKRAGKVISAPAKQAASTELTVPISRIDSSSSAVVNTTYSGNVEIIEMDRMRKLIADHMVKSKQTSPHVTSFTEADVTNIVMWRNRVKKEFEKRENTKITFTPLFIEAIVKCIKKFPLINSSVDGDRIIIKKDINIGMATALQNGNLIVPVIKGADQLNLVGLTKKVNQLADNARNGKLSPDDTMGGTFTLTNVGTFGSLMGTPIINQPQVAVLAVGAIKKRPVVVETPQGDSIAIRHMMYLSMSYDHRIVDGSLGATFLTAVAKELESFNEEREF
- a CDS encoding histidine phosphatase family protein, which codes for MRLLPFILLFLSSCSHSIYVVRHAEKAPAGPNMNSDVPLSVPGQQRAEDLMNVLKDKKISIVYSTQTVRTVSTATPTADHFGVAIELYGPRPDSIFISKLLSHKKNLLVVGHSNTVDDIVNMLCGATKVAGDLGDKEYDNLYEVKVKGKKKIFVGRKFGAKSE